From the Lactuca sativa cultivar Salinas chromosome 9, Lsat_Salinas_v11, whole genome shotgun sequence genome, the window TGTATTTGTACGATGAGTAATTATTTTATGTTATAATTAGAATATTATCCAATCAAGACAATCAACGGACATAATTGTGGTATCAAAATCTTTGATCATATGAGCTCTTCATTTTTCATTTATACATAAATACTTGTACAACACGAGTACATTTATATatagattttttttcttttctccaacaacatacatcaccaacaacaaCCTTCCCATTTTCAAACTTCCATTCACCTTTTGGTGTTAGTATTTGTCCTACCCAATGACTTTTTCCCAACAGAAGATGGTGAACCCGATACTGCAACCCGCTTCTTGGCTGACCCCACCAAAGCTCCTGTATTTTGTACGCGTTTCTTTCCTGACACCATCGGAGTGGGACCAGGTTTTGACATCGGAGACCAGGCTTTCATGGACTTTGTTGACAAAACCACCACCTTTGACTGCGATCTTGCTGGCTGAGCCACCACCTTGAAAGGCGGTGATTGGCGGCTTGCTGACCGATTCCATTCCCAGTCTACACACTTGGTTTTTTTCAAGTTCTTCCTCCATGTTTGCTGTTTTTACAAAACCAAAAACCTTTAGAACAAATTCATGTATCGGGACTATGTATATATACATAACTTTTAGAGTAATACCTGATGAGTGTGTGAATAAGCTAATACTTTTTCTCTTCTTTCAACAGCCTCCTTTTTCCTTCGTAGACTTTCTTCTACTTGTTCCTTAGATTTCGGGCTCAAATCCCAACCGCTTCTCTCCTGacgaaaaataataatttatgttATCGTTTCCGTCGCAacattatttttagttttatatgatAAATGGATTTACAATAGAGCGTTTGAAAAAAGACAACTTactaaggatttggagttgttgAGCTTATTTATGCGCTTTTGATGGAGCTGTTGTCGGAGAGCCTCGCTGACTTCAACTATTCGAATCTTCCTGGTTTGAGCCTGAGACTGGACACGAGCCATTGTTTGCATAGACTTTAAAGTGGACACACCTTGTCGTTTCACTGACTGgctatacatatacattttcaatctCCTCCATGCCTTCAAAGGATTCGAACCGTTTCTTACCTATAAAATTTGTATTACAAGATTCACAACTTAAACTTGTACAAGTAATCTCAACAGTTGCAGTGTGAAAGTTTCAATTCCAATATGGATTAGGTTGTCGTTGTGGATAGATACTGTGTATCTGATTGTGAGCCAGCTTAGAGGTTGCTAGGAGAATAATTACTTACCAGATATCCACGATAAGCCTTTTGAATCTTGATGGCGGCGATATCTTCTTGTGATTTGATACGGGGGGATGAATCTTGATCCATGGGCTCATGTTCGGGTTGTTTGAGCTCGGGTTCATCAATGGGGGGGTTGTAAATGGGAGGGCTAACTATTGGCGCTTTTGTTAGAGATAAAGATCTATCCAAGCTCATTTGATTTCCATGGAATGATTTTTTGGTTGATTTTGATTTATTATGGGATTTCTGTCACAATGGGAATGTGTTAACGATTGTTGGCATTTCATTGAATTTATTTCATGCAAAACGTGTTGAAAGTGAAAGAAAGAGATACAAACCTTATGTTTCTTCTCCTTGAGATAAGAAGTGGATATAACTTTCCTGACTGCGGAAAACCAACTCTTCTTTCCCATTTGCTCCTTAAATCGTCTtcaaaaaatattataaattaatatcCACAAATCCATTCCAA encodes:
- the LOC111895257 gene encoding protein IQ-DOMAIN 3 produces the protein MGKKSWFSAVRKVISTSYLKEKKHKKSHNKSKSTKKSFHGNQMSLDRSLSLTKAPIVSPPIYNPPIDEPELKQPEHEPMDQDSSPRIKSQEDIAAIKIQKAYRGYLVRNGSNPLKAWRRLKMYMYSQSVKRQGVSTLKSMQTMARVQSQAQTRKIRIVEVSEALRQQLHQKRINKLNNSKSLERSGWDLSPKSKEQVEESLRRKKEAVERREKVLAYSHTHQQTWRKNLKKTKCVDWEWNRSASRQSPPFKVVAQPARSQSKVVVLSTKSMKAWSPMSKPGPTPMVSGKKRVQNTGALVGSAKKRVAVSGSPSSVGKKSLGRTNTNTKR